The genomic region GCGGCGGCGGGTGCGGCGGCGAGCATGGTCGCGCTCGCGGCGGCAAGCAGATGCTTCTTCATGCGAGGCTCCTTTCGGTGTTGGTTGCAGTTGCGGGGCCGCGCTTGGGCGCGGCCGCTCCGTTCATCGAATCAATGGATGAGCCGCCGCGTCCGTTCCGATTTTTCCGGAGATTGCCGTCGCCGGCGCGGGAAGACCATCAGCCGCCGCCGGGTCCCTTGTGCTCGACGGTGGGCCCGCGTGGCTGCTGCTGCCCGCCGCGGGGGGATTGCGTCCAGTCGATGCGATACAGATCGAACCGCCGGTCGGTGAGGTTGCGCACCGTGCCCTCGGCCCGTGCCCAGGTGAGGTCGGCAAGGTTCACGTCGGCGATCGTCAGCGTTTCGATATTCTCGCTGGCCTCTGCCGCGATTCCGTCGCGTGCGAAGGGAAAGTCGCACGGTGTGAGGATGCAGCTCTGGGCGTATTGGATGTCCATGTTCTCGACGCCGGGCAGATTGCCGACATTGCCCGACATGACGACGAAACACTGATTCTCGATCGCCCGCGCCTGTGCGCAATAGCGCACGCGCATATAGCCCTGGCGATTGTCGGTGCAGAAGGGGACGAAGATGATCCGCGCGCCCTCGTCGACCAGTCGGCGGGCGAGTTCGGGGAACTCGCTGTCGTAGCAGATGAGCACGCCGATCGGACCGATGTCGGTCTGAATCACTTCGACTGCGTCGCCGCCCTTGATCTTCCACCAATAGGCTTCGTTGGGTGTCGGGTGGATCTTCTCCTGCGCATGGATCGATCCGTCGCGCAGGCAGACATAGGCGACGTTCTGGATGTCGCCGTCGTCGGTGCGGGTGGGATGCGATCCGCCGACGATGTTGATGTTGTAGCTCAGCGCCAGCCGGCTGAGCGCCGCGACCAGCGGCTTGCGATGATCGGTCAGCTTGTCGATCGCCTCCATCGGCGTCAGCCCCTTGCGCTCGAACGAGAGCAGGCTGAGCGAGAACAGCTCGGGAAAGACGATGAAGTCGCACTGATAGCTCGATGCGACATCGACGAAATACTCGACGTTGCGGACGAACTCGTCGAAATCCTCCACCGGCCGGGCCTGAAGCTGGCACGTCGCCAGGCGCACGCTTTCGATGTCGCGCGGCACCCGATGCTGCGGCGGCTCGTCCGGATCGACATAGGGATTGCGCCACACCATGTGCGCGGCATGGGTGCCCGATGCCTTGTCCTCGGGCAGATAATCGTGAAGCACCCCGATCGGCGTGAAGCCGTTGGCGAGCTGGAAGCCGATCACCGGATCGCGCAGCTTCCCGTCGACCACCTGCTGCAGATAATCGTCCGGGCTCTCGACCTTGCGGATCGAGCGCCGATAGTTCGGCATGCGCCCGCCGAAGACGATTCCCTTCAGCTCCAGCCGCTCGACCAGCGCGCGGCGCGCCTCGTACAGCCGCTTGCCGATGCGCAGGCCGCGCTGGCGCGAATCGACTGCCATCTCATAGCCGTAGAGCCAGTCGCCGGTCGGATCGTGCCGGCTGCCGAAGCCGTTGCCGGTGATCGATTCCCAGTCGTGCGGCGCCAGCGCCACTTCCTCGTCGATCCGGCTCGCGGCGCAATAGCCGACGACGCGGCCGTTATAGAGCGCGACGAACTGGCCCTCGGGAAAGTTGTTGATTTGCCCCCGGACCATACCGGGCGTGTAGTTCTCGATTCCCGTATAGACCCGGCCGATCAGCGACAGGATCCCGGGGATGTCTTCAGTCGTGGCGCTGCGGACTTCCAGTTTGGCGGGCGTTCTGCGGCTCATCATTGCTCCCGGTGTGGTGTGCCCCATGAACGCGCTCTGCCGGAACCGGTTCAGCCGCGAAACCATCTTGTGGCTGCTCCAGGGGTACCGCGCAGCTCCTGATCCGGCTTGGCAACACCGAATGGCGCAACGCGTCCGCTGCCGGGGCGATACTCGCGCCGCTGCGGGATGCAATCGCGCGCCAGTGCCTGGCGCCGGGCGACCACGCCGCGCTGATGGGTGAGCTGACGCTCGCCGCCTGAGGGGCAGACGCGCGACCGGACCCGAGGAAACCGGCCGCGTGCCTCATTTTGCCCGGATCACTCCGTCGGCGACTTCGAACCGGGTCACGCGATCGGGCACCGCATCGAACAGTGCCGCTTCGGTACCGGTCATCCACACCTGGCCGCGGCCGGCCAGTCGCTCGAACAGAGCGGTGCGGCGTAGCGGATCGAGATGCGCCGCCACTTCGTCGAGCAGCAGGGTCGGGGCGCGGCCGGTGCGGTCGGCCACCAGCTCGGCATGGGCGAGCACGAGCCCCAGCAGCAGCGCCTTTTGTTCGCCGGTCGAGCACAGTTGCGCCGGCTGCGCCTTGGCGCAGTGGGTGACCAGCAGGTCCGCACGGTGGGGTCCGGCAAGCGTCCGGCCGGCCGCGGCATCGCGCTGGCGCCCTTCGGCGAGCGTCCGCGCGAGCGACGCGGCATCGCCTTCCCAGCCGTCGAGTTCCAGTGCCGCCCGCGCGAACGGGCCTTCCGGCGCGGCGGCAAGCCGATCGCCCAATGCGGCGACCGTGTCGCGTCGCGCCTGATCCACCGCCGTGCCATGCTCGGCCATGCGCGCCTCGAGCGCGCTGAGCCAGCTCC from Sphingosinithalassobacter sp. CS137 harbors:
- a CDS encoding bifunctional GNAT family N-acetyltransferase/carbon-nitrogen hydrolase family protein — encoded protein: MSRRTPAKLEVRSATTEDIPGILSLIGRVYTGIENYTPGMVRGQINNFPEGQFVALYNGRVVGYCAASRIDEEVALAPHDWESITGNGFGSRHDPTGDWLYGYEMAVDSRQRGLRIGKRLYEARRALVERLELKGIVFGGRMPNYRRSIRKVESPDDYLQQVVDGKLRDPVIGFQLANGFTPIGVLHDYLPEDKASGTHAAHMVWRNPYVDPDEPPQHRVPRDIESVRLATCQLQARPVEDFDEFVRNVEYFVDVASSYQCDFIVFPELFSLSLLSFERKGLTPMEAIDKLTDHRKPLVAALSRLALSYNINIVGGSHPTRTDDGDIQNVAYVCLRDGSIHAQEKIHPTPNEAYWWKIKGGDAVEVIQTDIGPIGVLICYDSEFPELARRLVDEGARIIFVPFCTDNRQGYMRVRYCAQARAIENQCFVVMSGNVGNLPGVENMDIQYAQSCILTPCDFPFARDGIAAEASENIETLTIADVNLADLTWARAEGTVRNLTDRRFDLYRIDWTQSPRGGQQQPRGPTVEHKGPGGG
- the recF gene encoding DNA replication/repair protein RecF (All proteins in this family for which functions are known are DNA-binding proteins that assist the filamentation of RecA onto DNA for the initiation of recombination or recombinational repair.); this encodes MALTRLVLSDFRNHADAVLVPGPGFVLLTGDNGAGKTNVLEALSLLAPGRGLRRAALSEMARQGGSGGFGVAAVVDGDVEIGTGTQPSAPERRVVRINGAFAPATALAERLTVLWLTPAMDRLFVEAAGERRRFLDRLTLALVPGHARQTSRYEAAMRERNRILAEDAAPDRSWLSALEARMAEHGTAVDQARRDTVAALGDRLAAAPEGPFARAALELDGWEGDAASLARTLAEGRQRDAAAGRTLAGPHRADLLVTHCAKAQPAQLCSTGEQKALLLGLVLAHAELVADRTGRAPTLLLDEVAAHLDPLRRTALFERLAGRGQVWMTGTEAALFDAVPDRVTRFEVADGVIRAK